Proteins from a single region of Candidatus Hydrogenedentota bacterium:
- a CDS encoding RtcB family protein, translating into MKPRELHELGIPEHLVPLARQTLRSAATQGVKKRALPDFVRSIVEDPEAYIDDPWAGPLARALRDYRPAPEEVGDREGPAPWRQWGRDLDENSIQQMRNACALPVAVRGALMPDAHVGYGLPIGGVLATRDAVVPYAVGVDIACRVKLSVLDLPPSFLESRAALLRDVLIRETEFGVGAQFRRRREHAVMDRDWSVSPVTSRNRDKAWAQLGTSGSGNHFVEFGVFSVDDGALGIPAGAYLALLSHSGSRGTGASVCQEYSRRAMDRRRNLPPELKHLAWLDLKSADGREYWAAMNLMGEYAAANHACIHRHIREALGAEALLDIENHHNFAWKEKHGGEELIVHRKGATPAGAGVLGIIPGTMATTAYIVRGLGEPDSMHSAAHGAGRLMSRKQAKRTMRWAEARAFLAERGVSLISAGLDEVPGVYKDIDAVMRAQRDLVEPVARFQPRLVRMVQGGPAED; encoded by the coding sequence ATGAAACCGCGAGAGCTACATGAGCTTGGCATTCCGGAGCACCTGGTTCCGCTTGCCCGGCAGACGTTGCGGTCGGCGGCTACGCAGGGCGTGAAGAAGCGCGCGTTGCCGGATTTTGTCCGATCGATTGTGGAGGACCCCGAGGCGTATATCGACGATCCGTGGGCGGGTCCGCTGGCGCGGGCGCTGCGGGATTATCGGCCGGCGCCCGAGGAGGTTGGCGATCGGGAAGGGCCTGCGCCGTGGCGCCAGTGGGGGCGGGATCTGGATGAGAATTCGATTCAGCAGATGCGGAATGCCTGTGCGTTGCCGGTGGCGGTGCGTGGGGCGCTGATGCCGGACGCGCACGTGGGCTACGGGCTGCCGATCGGCGGGGTGCTGGCGACGCGGGACGCGGTTGTCCCGTATGCGGTTGGGGTGGACATTGCGTGCCGGGTGAAGCTGAGCGTGCTGGATCTGCCGCCGTCCTTCCTGGAGAGCCGCGCGGCGCTGCTGCGGGATGTATTGATCCGCGAGACCGAGTTTGGCGTGGGCGCACAGTTCAGGCGGCGTCGGGAGCACGCGGTGATGGACCGGGACTGGTCGGTTTCGCCGGTGACATCGCGCAACCGGGACAAGGCGTGGGCGCAACTGGGCACGAGCGGGAGCGGGAACCATTTTGTGGAGTTTGGGGTGTTCTCGGTTGACGACGGCGCGCTGGGCATCCCGGCGGGTGCGTATCTCGCGCTGCTGAGCCACAGCGGGAGCCGGGGCACGGGCGCGTCGGTGTGCCAGGAGTACAGCCGCCGCGCGATGGACCGGCGCCGGAATCTTCCGCCCGAGTTGAAGCACCTGGCGTGGCTCGATCTGAAGAGCGCGGACGGGCGGGAGTACTGGGCGGCGATGAACCTGATGGGCGAGTACGCGGCGGCCAACCATGCGTGTATCCACCGGCATATCCGGGAGGCGCTGGGGGCCGAGGCGTTGCTGGACATCGAGAACCACCACAATTTCGCGTGGAAGGAAAAGCATGGCGGGGAGGAATTAATTGTGCACCGGAAGGGTGCGACGCCGGCGGGCGCGGGCGTGCTCGGTATTATTCCGGGGACGATGGCGACGACGGCGTATATAGTGCGGGGGCTCGGGGAGCCGGATTCGATGCACAGCGCGGCACACGGGGCGGGGCGCTTGATGAGCCGGAAGCAGGCGAAGCGGACGATGCGGTGGGCGGAGGCCCGGGCCTTTCTGGCGGAGCGCGGGGTTTCGCTGATCTCGGCAGGTCTCGATGAGGTTCCGGGGGTGTATAAGGACATTGACGCGGTGATGCGCGCGCAGCGGGATCTGGTGGAGCCGGTGGCGCGTTTCCAGCCGCGACTGGTGCGCATGGTGCAGGGGGGGCCGGCGGAGGATTGA
- a CDS encoding alpha/beta hydrolase, translating to MSGAPGESVVLLHGLGRSRASLWRLKSRIARAGFDTFNFPYAPTFHRFDTIVGDLHDYLVKHVKTPRYHLVGHSLGNIVIRARFRFGYPHELGRIVMLAPPNHPPELARRLRGCPPYRLWAGDSGQRLASAAFYESLPVPDVPFGVIAGNKGLGIGFGEPNDGIVTVAGTRLHGMADHIVLPLAHTFIMNSRRVAAETVHFLQHESFTLDSENDE from the coding sequence ATGAGCGGCGCGCCGGGAGAAAGCGTCGTGCTCCTGCATGGGCTGGGCCGCAGCCGGGCCTCCCTCTGGCGCCTCAAGAGCCGGATCGCCCGCGCGGGCTTCGATACCTTCAATTTCCCCTACGCCCCAACCTTCCACCGCTTCGACACCATCGTAGGCGACCTGCACGACTACCTCGTGAAACACGTCAAGACGCCTCGCTACCACCTCGTCGGGCACTCGCTCGGCAATATCGTTATCCGCGCCCGCTTCCGCTTCGGCTACCCACACGAACTCGGCCGGATCGTCATGCTCGCGCCACCCAATCACCCCCCCGAACTCGCCCGGCGCCTGCGTGGCTGCCCGCCCTATCGCCTCTGGGCCGGCGATTCCGGACAGCGCCTGGCGTCGGCCGCTTTCTACGAGTCACTTCCCGTGCCCGATGTCCCCTTCGGAGTAATCGCCGGAAACAAGGGCCTCGGCATCGGTTTCGGCGAACCAAACGACGGGATCGTCACCGTCGCCGGCACGCGCCTGCACGGCATGGCGGACCACATCGTGCTCCCGCTCGCGCACACCTTTATCATGAACAGCCGCCGCGTGGCCGCGGAAACGGTTCACTTCCTCCAACACGAAAGCTTTACACTGGATTCTGAGAACGACGAATAA
- a CDS encoding neutral/alkaline non-lysosomal ceramidase N-terminal domain-containing protein yields MRTLSRRHFVLQSTAGAGLFTAGVRASAEPRRIQSDTDDDGALEAGAALADLTPPPGIPMWGYSNPDQISTGTLDPLFARALLLRTGGVAIAIISMDFGRMPMPPICQRVRDRARAFGVEEVIFSATHTHSGPIMELPDLPHNQGMESALVDLLQRAANALQPVRVGVGRAPLDIAHNRRVVREGQCWMRWRNLDRLPSGPLDQELTALHFESLAGDAVATLVHYACHPVILASDNTRYSADWCGVMAREVQEATGAPCLFLQGAAGDINPYFDKMSLAEGAEEAVHAEGRKAAEAVFAALKNLDWRPADRNRIAHERAIVDAGLRYDFTDPAQTAILREAYGLMFEKYMAGLGESLPLPVDTLLLQDTIALTFHPGEPFVQFQIDFKARATAPCSLLCGYANDFHIYFPTIEAAIIGGYGASNATYVAVGTGERLLAESLTQVGRLQGAIGPLKGPGDLASQDWTPDQAG; encoded by the coding sequence ATGCGCACCCTGTCCAGACGCCACTTCGTGCTGCAATCCACCGCGGGAGCCGGTCTTTTCACTGCGGGCGTCCGCGCCTCCGCCGAACCGCGACGAATTCAATCGGACACCGACGATGACGGCGCACTCGAAGCTGGCGCGGCGCTCGCGGACCTGACCCCGCCCCCGGGCATCCCGATGTGGGGATACAGCAACCCCGACCAGATAAGCACCGGCACGCTGGATCCGCTCTTCGCCCGTGCGCTGCTCCTTCGAACAGGCGGCGTTGCGATCGCAATCATCAGCATGGATTTCGGGCGCATGCCCATGCCACCCATCTGCCAGCGCGTGCGCGATCGGGCCCGCGCGTTCGGTGTCGAAGAAGTCATCTTCTCCGCCACCCACACCCACAGCGGCCCGATCATGGAGCTGCCCGATCTCCCGCACAACCAGGGCATGGAATCGGCCCTCGTGGATCTGCTCCAGCGCGCGGCCAATGCGTTGCAGCCGGTTCGCGTCGGCGTGGGCCGTGCGCCTCTCGATATCGCCCACAACCGGCGCGTCGTGCGCGAAGGACAATGCTGGATGCGCTGGCGAAACCTCGATCGCCTGCCCTCCGGCCCGCTCGACCAGGAGCTCACCGCGCTTCACTTCGAATCCCTCGCGGGGGACGCCGTGGCCACCCTCGTGCACTACGCCTGCCACCCCGTTATCCTCGCGTCCGACAACACCCGCTACTCCGCGGACTGGTGCGGCGTGATGGCGCGCGAAGTCCAGGAGGCCACCGGCGCGCCCTGCCTCTTCCTCCAGGGGGCCGCCGGCGACATCAACCCCTACTTCGACAAAATGTCGCTGGCGGAAGGCGCGGAAGAAGCCGTGCACGCCGAAGGCCGCAAAGCCGCCGAAGCGGTGTTCGCCGCGCTGAAAAACCTGGATTGGCGGCCGGCGGATCGTAACCGCATCGCGCACGAGCGCGCCATCGTGGACGCCGGCCTGCGCTACGACTTTACTGACCCCGCCCAGACCGCCATTCTCCGCGAGGCCTACGGCCTCATGTTCGAGAAATACATGGCCGGACTGGGGGAGAGCCTCCCCCTCCCCGTCGACACGCTCCTGCTGCAAGATACCATCGCCCTGACCTTCCACCCAGGCGAGCCCTTCGTCCAATTCCAAATCGATTTCAAGGCGCGCGCCACCGCCCCCTGCAGCCTGCTATGCGGCTACGCAAACGACTTCCACATCTACTTCCCCACCATAGAGGCCGCCATAATCGGCGGCTACGGCGCCTCCAACGCAACCTACGTCGCCGTCGGAACCGGCGAACGCCTCCTCGCCGAATCCCTCACCCAGGTCGGACGCCTCCAGGGAGCCATCGGCCCCCTCAAGGGCCCCGGCGACCTGGCCTCACAGGATTGGACCCCCGACCAGGCGGGATGA
- a CDS encoding nucleoside monophosphate kinase → MHKYVIMGVQGCGKGTQANLLAHDYNLVHISVGDIFRWNIQNHTKLAAQVRRIISAGNLVPDDVVERVVGQRLQEHDWNYGFILDGFPRSRKQAQFFLESYDIDAVIHIDVPDEVVMQRVLSRRLCSQCGLDYNLIQHRPKVEDQCDVCKGRLITREDDNEAAVRKRIADYHDKTAPLLDLFRRKELVIKVNGAADPLDIQAEIRSQLRLPAMAPAQEA, encoded by the coding sequence ATGCATAAGTACGTCATTATGGGCGTGCAGGGTTGTGGCAAGGGCACACAGGCGAACCTGCTTGCCCACGACTACAACCTCGTCCACATCAGTGTCGGGGACATCTTTCGCTGGAACATCCAGAACCACACGAAACTTGCGGCGCAGGTTCGGCGCATAATCAGCGCGGGCAATCTGGTTCCGGACGATGTGGTGGAGCGCGTGGTGGGGCAGCGGCTTCAGGAGCATGACTGGAACTACGGATTTATCCTGGATGGATTCCCGCGCAGCCGGAAGCAGGCGCAGTTTTTCCTGGAGAGCTACGACATCGACGCGGTGATCCATATTGACGTGCCGGACGAGGTGGTGATGCAGCGGGTACTTTCGCGGCGCCTTTGCAGCCAGTGCGGCCTGGACTACAATCTTATCCAGCACCGGCCCAAGGTGGAGGACCAGTGCGATGTCTGCAAGGGCAGGCTGATCACGCGCGAGGACGACAACGAGGCGGCGGTTCGCAAGCGGATTGCGGATTACCACGACAAGACGGCGCCGCTGCTGGATCTGTTCCGGCGGAAGGAACTGGTCATCAAGGTGAACGGGGCCGCGGATCCCCTTGACATCCAGGCGGAGATCCGATCGCAGTTGCGCCTTCCGGCCATGGCGCCCGCGCAGGAAGCGTGA
- a CDS encoding MOSC domain-containing protein gives MRVRSVNVSRVTQVFHEGELVSTGIFKRPVEGSVAVGREQIAGDEQADLRHHGGPDKAVYGYPWEHYATWGAALGRDDFAAGQFGENLTTEGLLETEVCIGDQLEIGSVRLEVSQPRMPCFKLGIRMKLPGFPKQFLRSGRVGFYFRVLSEGTLCAGDPIILTPSAYPRLSVSRVSDLRFFDRANHAEINRILENPALSATWRADFEDLIAAGG, from the coding sequence ATGAGAGTTCGTTCCGTCAACGTATCGCGGGTGACGCAGGTATTTCACGAGGGGGAGCTGGTGAGCACGGGCATCTTCAAGCGGCCCGTGGAAGGCTCCGTGGCGGTGGGGCGCGAGCAAATCGCGGGCGACGAGCAGGCGGATCTGCGGCACCATGGCGGTCCGGACAAGGCGGTCTACGGGTATCCGTGGGAGCATTACGCAACGTGGGGCGCGGCGCTTGGCCGGGATGACTTTGCGGCGGGTCAGTTTGGCGAGAACCTGACGACGGAGGGTTTGCTGGAAACGGAGGTGTGCATCGGCGATCAGCTGGAGATCGGATCGGTTCGCCTGGAGGTCAGCCAGCCGCGGATGCCGTGTTTCAAGCTGGGGATTCGGATGAAACTGCCGGGTTTCCCGAAGCAATTCCTGCGGAGCGGCCGCGTGGGCTTTTACTTTCGGGTGCTTTCGGAGGGGACCCTGTGCGCGGGAGATCCGATCATCTTGACGCCGTCGGCGTATCCGCGGCTATCGGTGTCGCGGGTAAGCGACCTTCGTTTTTTTGATCGGGCAAATCACGCAGAAATCAACCGAATTCTTGAAAACCCGGCACTTTCGGCAACGTGGAGGGCGGATTTCGAGGATTTAATTGCCGCAGGCGGGTAA
- a CDS encoding CPBP family intramembrane metalloprotease, which translates to MGRWARTSTYPPPGRAGLIRITLYVEGGLLAAALAAGWLFQRPFWAGYSMAPGALLAGLLAGLAFLALALFAVDGPWPITARLREDIDLLMPLFRNASLPELLLISVLAGVGEEALFRGVLQPLLTEYIGLPLALILVSLLFGLLHCISIPYVVFASLLGAAFGALYASTGNILVPAVAHASYDFAALVYGVYWRRNAGSAP; encoded by the coding sequence ATGGGCCGTTGGGCGCGCACTTCAACTTACCCGCCGCCGGGACGCGCGGGCCTCATAAGGATCACCCTCTACGTCGAGGGCGGGCTGCTCGCCGCCGCCCTGGCCGCCGGCTGGCTCTTTCAGCGCCCCTTCTGGGCCGGATACAGCATGGCCCCGGGCGCGCTGCTCGCCGGTTTGCTCGCCGGTCTCGCCTTTCTGGCCCTGGCCCTCTTCGCCGTCGATGGGCCCTGGCCCATTACGGCGCGCCTCCGCGAGGATATCGACCTCCTCATGCCGCTTTTTCGCAACGCCTCCCTGCCGGAATTGCTCTTGATTTCCGTCCTGGCCGGCGTGGGGGAGGAGGCCCTCTTCCGCGGCGTACTCCAGCCCCTCCTCACGGAGTACATCGGATTGCCCCTCGCCCTCATCCTCGTGTCGCTCCTCTTCGGTCTGCTGCACTGCATTTCCATCCCCTACGTCGTATTCGCCTCCCTGCTCGGCGCCGCGTTTGGCGCGCTATACGCCTCCACCGGCAACATCCTCGTTCCCGCCGTCGCCCACGCCAGCTACGACTTCGCCGCACTCGTCTACGGCGTGTACTGGCGCCGGAACGCCGGATCCGCGCCATGA